In Halopelagius longus, a genomic segment contains:
- a CDS encoding ABC transporter permease: protein MRSSSGGGASYSNLAYAVFYREVVNWLRYPVNAAGVVIGQLLMFALLFFGGRAVFGEAFAGSIGSVVVGYFLWSLAGQSYEGIVSIISQEASWGTLERHFLSPFGFERVLLMKAFARVVRSFAVSVLIFGVMLLVTGMRPTIPVLTVLVILACTVLSVVGVGFVMGGLAVLYKRISSFVQLFSLVILGLVGAPVLEVPWLRYLPVVQGSTMLQQSVRGGIPLWEFGPQSLAILVAVAGGYFALGLAGFHVIQRRARRLGVLGDY, encoded by the coding sequence ATGCGCTCTTCGTCCGGCGGGGGTGCGAGCTACTCCAATCTCGCGTACGCGGTGTTCTACCGCGAAGTTGTGAACTGGCTCCGCTACCCCGTCAACGCGGCCGGCGTCGTAATCGGTCAACTTCTCATGTTCGCGTTACTGTTCTTCGGCGGGCGGGCCGTCTTCGGAGAGGCGTTCGCAGGGTCGATAGGGAGCGTCGTCGTCGGCTACTTCCTCTGGTCGCTCGCCGGACAGTCGTACGAGGGCATCGTGAGCATCATCAGCCAAGAGGCGTCCTGGGGAACGCTCGAACGTCACTTCCTCAGTCCGTTCGGCTTCGAGCGCGTCCTGCTGATGAAGGCGTTCGCGCGAGTGGTGCGGTCGTTCGCGGTGTCGGTGTTGATATTCGGGGTCATGCTTCTCGTCACCGGAATGCGACCGACGATTCCGGTTTTGACGGTCCTCGTGATACTCGCGTGTACGGTACTCTCTGTGGTCGGCGTCGGATTCGTCATGGGAGGGTTGGCGGTGCTCTACAAGCGAATCAGCAGCTTCGTGCAACTGTTCTCTCTGGTCATCCTCGGCCTCGTCGGGGCCCCGGTACTCGAAGTTCCGTGGCTACGGTACCTCCCGGTCGTCCAAGGCAGTACGATGCTACAGCAGTCCGTCCGAGGTGGTATCCCGCTCTGGGAGTTCGGCCCTCAGTCGCTCGCGATTCTCGTCGCCGTCGCGGGCGGGTACTTCGCTCTCGGACTCGCCGGTTTCCACGTCATCCAGCGCAGAGCCCGCCGACTGGGCGTCCTCGGCGACTACTGA
- a CDS encoding carbohydrate ABC transporter permease, with the protein MADGVGRETGELDHRLTLMREVDWKPYVYVLPMILIYLTLVLYPVAYSLWMSFTDFTTVTQVEWVGIKNYANVLTEGRFWNALVNSAVYSLGTVVSICFGLLLALILNSEEIRGKTLFQSVIFLPYVLPIVVASVLFSWMFTEFGIVNSFLMEIGVIGTPIGWLSSPTLAMPTVIVVTVWKNVGFNMLIFMAGLQSIPDGVYEAARIAGKTRWQTFRHVTLPLLKTPLVITTILGMIGAIRGFDAIWVMTEGGPGNATETLGVYFYRVAFASGDFSSGAAIGVLMFLISIALSGAVFWYSR; encoded by the coding sequence ATGGCTGACGGCGTCGGTCGCGAGACGGGGGAGCTCGATCACCGCCTTACACTCATGCGGGAGGTCGACTGGAAACCGTACGTGTACGTCCTCCCGATGATCCTGATCTACCTGACGCTCGTCCTCTACCCGGTCGCCTACTCGCTGTGGATGAGCTTCACCGACTTCACGACGGTGACGCAGGTCGAGTGGGTCGGAATCAAGAACTACGCGAACGTGCTCACCGAGGGCCGTTTCTGGAACGCGCTCGTTAACTCAGCGGTCTACTCGCTGGGGACGGTGGTCTCCATCTGCTTCGGACTGCTGTTGGCGTTGATCTTGAACTCGGAAGAGATCCGCGGAAAGACGCTCTTCCAGAGCGTCATTTTCCTGCCGTACGTCCTCCCTATCGTCGTCGCGTCGGTCCTCTTCAGTTGGATGTTTACCGAGTTCGGGATCGTAAACTCGTTCCTGATGGAGATCGGAGTCATCGGAACTCCGATCGGATGGCTGAGTTCGCCGACGCTGGCCATGCCGACGGTCATCGTCGTCACGGTGTGGAAGAACGTCGGATTCAACATGCTGATATTCATGGCGGGACTCCAGTCGATTCCGGACGGCGTCTACGAGGCCGCTCGGATCGCGGGCAAGACGCGGTGGCAGACGTTCCGTCACGTCACCCTGCCACTGCTGAAGACGCCGTTGGTCATCACGACTATCCTCGGGATGATCGGCGCGATCCGCGGCTTCGACGCGATCTGGGTCATGACCGAAGGTGGGCCCGGCAACGCAACGGAGACGCTGGGCGTGTACTTCTACCGCGTCGCGTTCGCATCCGGCGATTTCAGTAGCGGGGCGGCGATCGGCGTGCTCATGTTCCTGATATCGATCGCACTGAGCGGTGCGGTGTTCTGGTACTCGAGGTGA
- a CDS encoding carbohydrate ABC transporter permease → MATSDNSKSRFSERLDVDLIAKYAVLIATTLLIAFPLLWMVSTALKTSQALSAFPPEIIPSDPTLQPTITALTSGPWVQWFVNTFVVVTGTVILELAVATPAAYALARRDFLGERLIYVSITAFLMIPPQILILPVFIQFAQLHLTGTFVGLMVAYTLLFSAFVTFLLSGFFQTLPSDVEDAARIAGIPEWKIFLKIVLPLAKPAIGIAAIFVFVFAWNEFFWALVFLDDRVLYTISIGLTTFEGTQGQFAMNRLMAMSILTSLPVLILFALTQERFIQGITTGYDF, encoded by the coding sequence ATGGCAACAAGCGATAACTCGAAATCGCGGTTCAGCGAACGATTGGACGTCGACTTGATCGCGAAGTATGCGGTTCTGATCGCGACCACCCTCCTAATCGCCTTTCCCCTGCTGTGGATGGTCTCCACTGCTCTCAAGACGAGTCAGGCGCTCTCCGCCTTCCCGCCGGAGATCATCCCCAGCGATCCGACCCTCCAGCCGACGATAACGGCGCTCACGTCCGGCCCGTGGGTCCAGTGGTTCGTCAACACGTTCGTCGTCGTGACGGGCACGGTGATACTGGAGCTGGCCGTCGCGACCCCCGCGGCGTACGCTCTAGCGCGCCGGGACTTCCTCGGGGAACGGCTAATCTACGTCTCGATCACGGCGTTCCTGATGATCCCCCCGCAGATCCTGATCCTGCCGGTGTTCATACAGTTCGCTCAGCTCCACCTCACGGGGACCTTCGTCGGTCTGATGGTCGCGTACACGCTGCTGTTCTCCGCGTTCGTCACGTTCCTGTTGAGCGGGTTCTTCCAGACGCTCCCGAGTGACGTCGAGGACGCGGCCCGAATCGCGGGAATTCCGGAGTGGAAGATCTTCCTCAAAATCGTCCTCCCGCTGGCGAAGCCGGCAATCGGCATCGCCGCCATCTTCGTGTTCGTCTTCGCGTGGAACGAGTTCTTCTGGGCGCTGGTCTTCCTCGACGACCGAGTGCTCTACACCATTAGCATCGGCCTCACCACCTTCGAAGGAACGCAGGGACAGTTCGCGATGAATCGACTGATGGCGATGAGCATCCTCACCTCGCTTCCGGTGTTGATCCTGTTCGCACTCACCCAAGAACGCTTCATCCAAGGAATCACGACCGGCTACGATTTCTGA
- a CDS encoding serine hydrolase domain-containing protein, translated as MRQSLSRRRFLAGAGAGCTAVAGVPATASADARSTSAADGAVQSELEPLVDDVMESSLEEYDIPGASVAVVTDGGAALTKGYGVADRTDGTAVDPNATPFRIGSVSKPVVATALAELVQRGDVDPDAGVAEYVDVPIDGDDEEPVTLRQLVTHRGGFEATNRGMWIPDAEKLRSLESYLRDDAQKRVRPPGTAGSYSNYGYALAGQVLAATADEPFHRAIDDALLTPAGMSQSSFRQPLPEPLADAHAAGYGPTGTYRGGEFPLLGLRPAGAMSATAADMARFLELQLNDGVVGGERVLEPGTIDAMHDRWATHHEQLSGMAFGLLEEFRGDVRTLWHNGATMSFYSHLVLVPEYDFGLFVSFNAPAGSTAAGDVVDRVLGEVLPDPEESSPSPDGTPSRADAIEGTYRSLQRSFTWHDRVTSVLNAPTVDVRVESDGTLVTEQGDTARRWVEIEPLVFEAVEGGQRLAFGERDGEIRYLFFGGSPTAYDRVDGLERLRLHGILALCTVLGVLSAVVGWPAAAFYRYLRADQDAVAGGGWRTLLGRRTTRARLVAGGSAVVIFAALALIAGHFLATPLAVLSDPPLTFRALFAGPILGALGTLAAVGVGVRAASAGEWSRTSGVHYALVVVSLLGLCWELWYWNLLFPPG; from the coding sequence ATGCGACAGTCCCTCTCCCGCCGGCGGTTTCTCGCCGGGGCCGGTGCGGGGTGCACCGCCGTCGCCGGGGTCCCCGCGACGGCGTCAGCCGACGCCCGGTCGACATCCGCGGCCGACGGAGCGGTCCAGTCCGAACTCGAACCGCTCGTCGACGACGTAATGGAGTCGAGCTTAGAGGAGTACGATATCCCCGGAGCCAGCGTCGCCGTCGTGACAGACGGGGGCGCCGCCCTGACCAAAGGCTACGGAGTCGCCGACCGGACCGACGGGACGGCCGTGGACCCGAACGCCACGCCGTTCCGCATCGGGTCGGTGTCGAAACCGGTCGTCGCGACGGCGCTTGCGGAACTGGTCCAACGCGGCGACGTCGACCCCGACGCCGGCGTCGCCGAGTACGTCGACGTCCCCATCGACGGGGACGACGAGGAGCCGGTCACGCTCCGTCAACTCGTCACCCACCGAGGCGGGTTCGAGGCGACGAACCGCGGGATGTGGATTCCGGACGCCGAGAAACTCCGATCGCTGGAGTCGTATCTCCGCGACGACGCCCAGAAACGCGTACGACCGCCGGGTACCGCCGGCTCCTACTCGAACTACGGGTACGCGCTCGCCGGGCAGGTACTCGCCGCGACGGCGGACGAGCCGTTTCACCGCGCCATCGACGACGCGCTCCTGACGCCGGCCGGCATGTCGCAGAGCAGTTTCCGACAGCCCCTCCCCGAACCCCTCGCCGACGCGCACGCGGCGGGCTACGGCCCGACCGGAACGTATCGCGGGGGCGAGTTTCCGCTCCTCGGACTCAGACCGGCCGGAGCGATGTCGGCGACCGCGGCCGACATGGCGCGGTTCCTCGAACTCCAGTTGAACGACGGCGTGGTGGGAGGCGAACGGGTTCTCGAACCGGGGACGATAGACGCGATGCACGACCGATGGGCGACGCACCACGAGCAACTGTCCGGGATGGCGTTCGGACTTCTCGAGGAGTTCCGCGGCGACGTTCGCACGCTCTGGCACAACGGGGCGACGATGTCGTTCTACAGCCACCTCGTACTCGTCCCGGAGTACGACTTCGGCCTGTTCGTGTCGTTCAACGCCCCGGCCGGGAGCACCGCCGCGGGCGACGTCGTCGACCGCGTGCTCGGCGAGGTGCTCCCGGACCCGGAGGAGTCGTCGCCGTCACCCGACGGGACGCCGTCGCGCGCCGACGCTATCGAGGGGACCTACCGGTCGCTGCAACGATCGTTCACGTGGCACGACCGAGTGACCTCCGTCCTGAACGCGCCGACGGTCGACGTTCGCGTCGAGTCGGACGGGACGCTCGTTACGGAACAGGGAGACACCGCGCGGCGGTGGGTCGAAATCGAGCCGCTCGTCTTCGAAGCCGTCGAGGGAGGGCAGCGACTCGCGTTCGGCGAACGCGACGGGGAGATTCGGTACCTGTTCTTCGGCGGCAGCCCGACGGCGTACGACCGCGTCGACGGCCTCGAACGGCTCCGGCTCCACGGGATACTCGCGCTCTGTACGGTCCTCGGAGTGCTCTCTGCGGTCGTCGGGTGGCCCGCGGCCGCGTTCTACCGGTATCTTCGCGCGGACCAGGACGCCGTCGCCGGAGGCGGGTGGCGAACGCTCCTCGGACGCCGCACGACGCGGGCGAGACTCGTCGCCGGTGGCTCCGCGGTGGTCATCTTCGCGGCGTTGGCGCTGATAGCGGGCCACTTCCTCGCGACGCCGCTCGCGGTGCTCTCGGACCCTCCGCTCACGTTTCGTGCGCTGTTCGCCGGTCCGATACTCGGAGCGCTCGGGACGCTCGCGGCGGTCGGAGTCGGCGTTCGGGCGGCGAGCGCCGGGGAGTGGAGTCGGACGAGCGGAGTCCACTACGCGCTCGTCGTCGTCTCGCTGCTCGGACTCTGCTGGGAACTGTGGTACTGGAACCTGCTGTTCCCGCCCGGCTGA
- a CDS encoding PRC-barrel domain-containing protein, whose amino-acid sequence MTGVLRTDLLGTPVVGSDGSKVGTLRSVTMDVRTGELRQFLVDSESERPTSFERNGDGYLVIPASRAQSLSEHLVVERGGGR is encoded by the coding sequence ATGACTGGTGTACTGAGAACGGATCTGCTGGGAACTCCGGTTGTCGGGTCCGACGGGTCGAAGGTAGGAACCTTACGGAGCGTCACGATGGACGTTCGAACGGGTGAACTGCGGCAGTTCCTCGTCGATTCGGAGTCCGAACGGCCCACTTCGTTCGAACGGAACGGAGACGGCTACCTCGTGATTCCCGCGAGTCGTGCACAGTCGCTGTCCGAGCATCTCGTCGTCGAACGGGGCGGCGGTCGGTAG
- a CDS encoding methyl-accepting chemotaxis protein, whose translation MKIQTKLIALCLAISLIPVSVVGGTGIYEMQEIGSYAQEQSTTHMEEQVTGELNNTVSARQEQIQNVMDVRRVDARSLADSSPVQNYQAAKAGEWDLVQRQSQTQLGHMALQMHSTVESTKQTVLEEQYDGKRWEELTPEQQRQVEQKVERILTGTNGDGVQSSGTLSKMFHPGYIGDTGYAYITDRDSNVVAHHSLRDGYNLREDASLTVFEGVDSTIESNSGVRNGEEWGIAEYDWEDTTQQGNPLERKFIAYTYHEDFDWVLAPNVYYYELQTTARESAKDRINASFRSYLNTRSVSIDGGEVPAYEEIVLTDESGEGVIRAHRENGEVVTESVEGVSYADSDWFTESKNLAKGEVHVGSVQTIDGEQAMYLSTPVYQGGEFAGSIALRFNYSILSTLTNGVTVGDSGHLSIVNDDGRVLSHPNESVVASGSNIANEQYAGSLAGVAQSRILAGERGLSTYAKQGSDGEENYYVGYAPLQFGDKQFALLATVPEEDVTAPSVALGKELSDRTSSARNIFLLLIGGMGVGVVAIGYRAATYFSRPIVQLRDRATALAEGRFDEDESEIEASDDEIGDLVEAFSEMQRNLRQQVAELRTVSENLGDGKLDRDIRTDLPGEFGAIMSDIDDGIEKVRQSLVEVHEVADEFAQVSNETVASAEEIESASQATAESVEEIAHGAQQQTEQLQAASDEMNNLSATIEEVAASADGVVDTANEAVSLAERGREHAADATDEISAIETETYAAVEQVEGLESRIDEINDIVQLITDITEQTNLLALNASIEAARAGEVGKGFAVVANEIKTLANEAEDATEDVEELISEIQEDTDETVEDMQSMQERVETGAETIENAIEMFDDIADASQRAEHGVKEISESTEAQATSTEEVVSMVDEVSSVSEETTSQTSTVSAATEEQTASINEVRQNIQNVSASAQSLQELVNQFDVGEHDGSATQGETEADVTEREAGENPGSEEVQANVND comes from the coding sequence ATGAAGATACAAACGAAGCTCATCGCACTCTGTCTGGCCATCTCGCTGATTCCGGTTTCAGTCGTCGGCGGAACCGGGATATACGAGATGCAGGAGATAGGGTCGTACGCCCAAGAGCAGAGTACGACCCACATGGAAGAACAGGTCACGGGCGAACTGAACAACACGGTCAGCGCGCGGCAAGAGCAGATTCAGAACGTCATGGACGTGCGACGCGTGGACGCGCGTTCGCTCGCGGACTCCTCGCCGGTGCAAAACTATCAGGCGGCGAAAGCCGGCGAGTGGGACCTCGTCCAACGGCAGAGTCAGACCCAGCTCGGTCACATGGCGCTGCAGATGCACAGCACCGTCGAGAGTACGAAGCAGACCGTCCTCGAAGAGCAGTACGACGGCAAGCGGTGGGAGGAACTCACCCCCGAGCAACAGCGACAGGTCGAGCAGAAAGTCGAGCGGATACTCACCGGGACGAACGGCGACGGAGTGCAGTCGTCCGGCACCCTCTCGAAGATGTTCCACCCCGGCTACATCGGCGACACCGGGTACGCCTACATCACCGACCGAGACTCGAACGTCGTCGCTCACCACAGTCTCCGCGACGGGTACAACCTCAGAGAGGACGCCTCACTGACGGTCTTCGAAGGCGTCGACTCGACCATCGAGTCGAACTCCGGCGTTCGGAACGGCGAGGAGTGGGGAATCGCCGAGTACGACTGGGAAGACACCACCCAGCAAGGGAACCCCCTCGAACGGAAGTTCATCGCCTACACCTACCACGAGGACTTCGACTGGGTGCTCGCGCCGAACGTCTACTACTACGAGCTCCAGACGACCGCACGAGAGAGCGCGAAGGATAGGATCAACGCGTCGTTCCGGAGCTACCTGAACACCCGTTCGGTCTCTATCGACGGCGGCGAAGTGCCCGCGTACGAGGAGATCGTCCTGACCGACGAGAGCGGCGAGGGCGTCATCCGCGCCCACAGGGAGAACGGAGAGGTAGTCACCGAATCGGTCGAGGGCGTCTCGTACGCCGACTCCGACTGGTTCACGGAGAGCAAGAACCTCGCGAAAGGCGAGGTTCACGTCGGAAGCGTCCAGACGATAGACGGCGAGCAAGCGATGTACCTCTCGACCCCGGTGTACCAAGGCGGGGAGTTCGCGGGGTCCATCGCGCTCCGGTTCAACTACAGCATCCTCTCGACGCTCACGAACGGCGTCACCGTCGGCGATAGCGGCCACCTGAGCATCGTGAACGACGACGGACGGGTTCTGAGTCACCCGAACGAGTCCGTCGTCGCGTCGGGGTCGAACATCGCGAACGAGCAGTACGCGGGGTCGCTCGCCGGCGTCGCGCAGTCTCGGATACTCGCCGGAGAGCGAGGTCTGAGCACCTACGCGAAGCAGGGAAGCGACGGTGAGGAGAACTACTACGTCGGGTACGCGCCGCTTCAGTTCGGCGACAAGCAGTTCGCGCTCCTCGCGACGGTTCCCGAGGAGGACGTGACGGCCCCCAGCGTCGCCCTCGGGAAGGAACTGAGCGACAGAACGTCCTCGGCTCGGAACATCTTCCTCCTGCTTATCGGTGGCATGGGCGTCGGCGTCGTCGCCATCGGATACCGGGCGGCGACGTACTTCTCCCGGCCAATCGTGCAACTCCGAGACCGGGCGACGGCGCTCGCGGAGGGTCGCTTCGACGAGGACGAGAGCGAAATCGAGGCGTCCGACGACGAAATCGGAGACTTGGTCGAGGCGTTCTCCGAGATGCAACGGAACCTCAGACAGCAGGTGGCCGAACTCCGGACCGTCAGCGAGAACCTCGGCGACGGGAAGTTAGACCGCGACATCCGGACCGACCTCCCCGGGGAGTTCGGGGCCATCATGTCCGACATCGACGACGGCATCGAGAAGGTCCGACAGAGTCTCGTGGAAGTCCACGAGGTCGCAGACGAGTTCGCGCAGGTCAGCAACGAGACCGTCGCGAGCGCCGAGGAGATAGAGTCCGCGAGTCAGGCGACCGCCGAATCCGTCGAGGAGATCGCCCACGGGGCGCAACAGCAGACGGAACAACTGCAGGCGGCGTCCGACGAGATGAACAACCTCTCGGCGACCATCGAAGAAGTCGCCGCGTCGGCCGACGGCGTGGTCGATACGGCGAACGAGGCGGTGTCTTTGGCCGAACGCGGCCGGGAGCACGCCGCCGACGCCACCGACGAGATTTCGGCCATCGAGACGGAGACGTACGCCGCCGTCGAACAGGTCGAGGGTCTCGAATCGCGCATCGACGAAATAAACGACATCGTCCAGCTGATAACGGACATCACCGAACAGACCAACCTCCTCGCACTCAACGCGTCCATCGAGGCCGCGCGCGCGGGCGAGGTCGGAAAGGGCTTCGCGGTGGTCGCAAACGAGATAAAGACGCTCGCGAACGAGGCGGAGGACGCCACCGAGGACGTCGAAGAGCTCATAAGCGAGATTCAGGAGGACACCGACGAGACGGTCGAAGACATGCAGTCGATGCAGGAGCGCGTCGAAACCGGCGCCGAAACCATCGAGAACGCCATCGAGATGTTCGACGACATCGCCGACGCGAGTCAGCGAGCCGAACACGGCGTCAAGGAGATATCCGAATCGACGGAGGCGCAGGCGACGTCCACGGAGGAAGTCGTCTCGATGGTCGACGAGGTGTCGAGCGTGAGCGAGGAAACCACCTCGCAGACGAGCACCGTCTCGGCGGCGACCGAAGAGCAGACCGCCTCGATAAACGAAGTCAGACAGAACATCCAGAACGTGTCCGCCTCGGCGCAGTCGCTCCAAGAACTTGTGAATCAGTTCGACGTCGGCGAGCACGACGGAAGTGCGACGCAGGGAGAAACAGAAGCGGACGTTACGGAGCGCGAGGCGGGAGAAAATCCCGGAAGTGAGGAGGTCCAGGCCAACGTGAACGACTAA
- a CDS encoding YIP1 family protein gives MPSTPLFEPREFFAERSPSLSSAAMILLLTGIVAVASAVPYVDQFSPVEFTTEMLVFSVLFGGLLGAVTIWVASTTIVYVLSALAGGSGPLSRVAANIGWALLPLLLMNAVKTTSSWILALVGGPATVTPTQMQLPFWMVAFNAIVGVAGYLWIGYLLTYAIRDARNLAVWRSALIAGLVVLVPVLNSLTSLL, from the coding sequence ATGCCCTCCACACCGTTGTTCGAGCCGCGAGAGTTCTTCGCGGAGCGGTCGCCGTCCCTGAGTAGCGCCGCGATGATCCTGCTTCTCACCGGAATCGTCGCCGTCGCGAGTGCGGTACCCTACGTGGACCAGTTCAGTCCGGTCGAGTTCACGACCGAGATGCTCGTCTTCTCGGTTCTGTTCGGGGGACTGCTCGGTGCCGTCACAATCTGGGTCGCTTCGACGACGATAGTGTACGTACTGTCGGCCCTCGCGGGCGGGTCCGGACCCCTCTCGCGAGTCGCGGCGAACATCGGCTGGGCGCTGTTACCGCTCTTGCTGATGAACGCGGTTAAGACGACTTCGTCGTGGATTCTCGCGCTGGTCGGCGGACCGGCGACCGTGACGCCGACTCAGATGCAACTCCCGTTCTGGATGGTCGCGTTCAACGCGATAGTCGGCGTCGCGGGGTACCTCTGGATCGGATATCTGCTGACGTACGCGATACGCGACGCTCGGAACCTCGCCGTGTGGCGGTCGGCGCTTATCGCGGGACTCGTCGTTCTCGTCCCGGTTCTCAACTCCCTGACGAGCCTGTTGTAA
- a CDS encoding ABC transporter ATP-binding protein, giving the protein MALTETVTDSVPAIAVEDLRKTFESEDGTVTAIDGVSFTIEPGSVVGLLGPNGAGKTTTTKSILGLVRPDSGTVRIDGTDISEHPRKALDRVDAMLEGARNDYWRLTPRENLRYFATVGGDDPKAVARRHEELLETFDLAEKADEPVRDLSRGMKQKVSLASVLSADVSVVFLDEPTLGLDVESSATLRQELNRIVDDRGLTVVISSHDMDVVEDVCDRVIIMNDGRIIVDDDVENLLEQFETQEYRLEVGGADREVVERLRDRYGVSDVARFDRRVQFRLTADSATFYRLMDELRSAGVTLNSVDTVQPELEDIFLEVTSEES; this is encoded by the coding sequence ATGGCGCTCACGGAGACAGTCACGGACTCGGTGCCGGCTATCGCGGTGGAGGACCTGCGGAAGACCTTCGAGAGCGAAGACGGAACGGTGACCGCCATCGACGGAGTCTCGTTCACCATCGAACCGGGGTCGGTCGTGGGGCTACTCGGACCGAACGGCGCGGGGAAAACGACCACCACGAAGTCGATACTCGGCCTCGTACGGCCCGACTCGGGAACGGTTCGTATCGACGGAACCGACATCTCGGAGCACCCGCGGAAGGCGCTCGATAGGGTCGATGCGATGCTCGAAGGTGCCCGGAACGACTACTGGCGACTCACCCCCAGAGAGAACCTCCGCTACTTCGCGACGGTCGGCGGCGACGACCCGAAAGCCGTCGCGCGTCGGCACGAAGAACTCCTCGAGACGTTCGACTTGGCCGAGAAAGCCGACGAACCGGTCCGGGACCTCTCCCGGGGGATGAAGCAGAAAGTCTCGCTTGCGAGCGTACTCTCCGCCGACGTGTCCGTCGTGTTCCTCGACGAACCGACGCTCGGGTTAGACGTCGAGAGTTCGGCGACGCTTCGACAGGAACTGAACCGTATCGTCGACGACCGGGGACTGACCGTCGTGATTTCGAGCCACGATATGGACGTCGTCGAGGACGTCTGCGACCGCGTCATCATCATGAACGACGGTCGGATAATCGTCGACGACGACGTCGAGAACCTGCTCGAGCAGTTCGAGACGCAGGAGTACCGTCTCGAAGTCGGCGGTGCCGACAGAGAGGTGGTGGAACGGTTGCGTGACCGCTACGGCGTGAGCGACGTGGCGCGGTTCGACCGCCGGGTACAGTTCCGTCTCACCGCGGACAGCGCCACGTTTTATCGGTTGATGGACGAGCTACGGTCGGCGGGCGTCACCCTCAACTCCGTCGACACGGTACAGCCGGAGTTAGAGGATATATTCCTCGAAGTAACGAGCGAGGAATCGTGA
- a CDS encoding ArsR/SmtB family transcription factor has translation MTDGNGDDSPGPSARADESAAGTDESVDADPFSVLSNETRLRILDTLYEQTNATGLADGCSYSTLRTRAAVADKGNFNYHLDVLRNGFVEKAGDEYRLTFSGFETAKMLRASAWRSHESRGPVEIARSSPLVDGDPLVATYEDSLVRVHPPDGDPVFQIAVRPAGATHRDVPGLVDVMSGLLEEAIASTQHGVCPYCHAPPERSVVAADGRWTYRFVADCPECGPLFEVPVGAAVVRHPAVVSFYWRCGVDVREERAWNLDVFGDDAVTPLAEDPLRLQLTVERDDASLTLTLDAAGTVVESVVE, from the coding sequence ATGACCGACGGTAACGGCGACGATTCGCCCGGACCCTCCGCACGCGCCGACGAGTCGGCGGCCGGCACTGACGAGTCGGTCGACGCCGACCCGTTTTCCGTACTGAGCAACGAAACGCGTCTCCGAATCCTCGATACGCTGTACGAGCAGACGAACGCGACGGGACTGGCCGACGGTTGTTCGTACTCGACGCTCCGCACGCGCGCGGCGGTGGCCGACAAGGGGAACTTCAACTACCACCTCGACGTGCTGCGAAACGGGTTCGTCGAGAAAGCCGGTGACGAGTACCGACTGACGTTTTCGGGCTTCGAGACGGCGAAGATGCTCCGCGCGAGCGCGTGGCGCAGTCACGAGTCCCGCGGCCCCGTCGAAATCGCGCGCTCCTCGCCGCTGGTCGACGGCGACCCCTTGGTTGCGACCTACGAGGACAGTCTGGTTCGGGTCCATCCGCCCGACGGCGACCCGGTGTTCCAGATAGCGGTCAGGCCGGCCGGGGCGACGCACCGCGACGTGCCCGGACTCGTCGACGTCATGTCCGGCCTGCTCGAAGAAGCGATAGCGAGCACACAGCATGGCGTCTGCCCTTACTGTCACGCCCCGCCCGAACGGTCCGTCGTCGCCGCCGACGGGCGGTGGACGTATCGCTTCGTCGCGGATTGCCCGGAGTGCGGTCCGTTGTTCGAGGTTCCGGTCGGCGCGGCCGTCGTTCGCCACCCCGCCGTCGTCTCGTTTTACTGGCGTTGCGGCGTGGACGTCCGAGAAGAGCGCGCGTGGAATCTCGACGTCTTCGGCGACGACGCCGTCACCCCGCTCGCGGAAGACCCCCTCCGGCTGCAACTAACCGTCGAGAGGGACGATGCGTCGCTGACGCTGACGCTGGACGCCGCCGGGACTGTCGTCGAGTCCGTCGTCGAGTGA